The DNA window TCGCCTCACCCTCGGGCACGAGCACCGTGGCCTTGTCGAGCGTGGGCGTGGCCAAGGGCAGGCGCAGCACCTTGCCGCGCGGCGCGTCCTTGCGGCTGAGCAGATACACGGCGCCGTCATTGCCGAAGCTGAGCCCCACCACCTTGTCCTCGTACTTCGACACCTGCGCCCACGCGCCGGTGGGGCCGCGCAGGTACAGCGCGAACTCGCCGCCGTCGCCGTTGGCCGCGATCGCGGAGGTGAACTTGCCGTCCGGCGACACGTCCAGCTTGGTCATCGCGATGCGCGGGAAGTCCTTGCCCAGCGCATACGCGTCCTGCTCGGTGGGCGTGCCCAGCTTGTGGAAGTACACCTGCTGGAAGAAGTTGCGGTCGGCCAGCGCGCGCTCCTCGCCGCGCGGATAGCGCGTGTAGAAGAAGCCCGTGCCGTCCCCGTTCCACGCGAGGTCGCCACCCGCCGTGCCGCCGTTGACGCGAGGCACGACTTCATTGGCCACGGCCTGTCCCGTCACCACGTCATAGACGCTGACGTCGCCGCTCTCGGTGCCGCCCTTCGACATCGACACGGCGACCTTCTTGCCGTCCAGCGTGGGGCGCACGAAGTCGATGATGGTGTGCCCGGTGGGATCCACCACGGTGGGGTCAAGAAGCACGCGCTCCTTGGACGTGTCCTCCAGCGAGGGGAGCACCACCAGCACCGGCTGCTGCTTGGGGGGCTCGGACTTCAGCGCGAACAGCGTGCCGCCCGCTTCCTCCAGCCCGAAGTAGGCCGCGGACTTCCACTCCAGGATTTCAGTGATGCGGCGGCGCAGCGGCTCGCGACCGGGCAGCTTGTCCAGCACGGAGCGGGTGAAGGCGTTCTGTCCATCGTTCCACTGCTGCACCTTCGGGTCCGCCGACGGCTCCATCCATCGGTACGGATCCGCCACGGTGGTGTCGTGGTACGTGTCCTCGACGGGCACTTTCTCCGCCACGGGCGGCTTGATGGGGGCCTTGCCCGCGGCGCTGGAGGCCAGCGGCAGCAGCAGGGCGGACAGGACAGCGGTCTTCACGGTCACGGGACACCTCGGTGAGGAGGGCGGGGGGAATGGAGGGCGGAGCCTGCCATGCCCCCGGAGCCCGCGCGTACCCGCAATGCGTCAAGGAATGCCTGGGCTGTCCAGGTGTTGGGCGGCGCGCTCGCGCTCAGCGCAGCGGCAGCTCGACCAGCGCGGCAGAGAAGCGATCGAACGCCTCTGTCGCGGGCAGCGCCGTGCTCTCATCCATGTTGCCGAGCATCAGCGCGAAGACGACGCGGGGATGCTCGGGGTCCGTCGGTCGCTCGGCCACCCCCACGAAGCACTTCTGTCCGGACAGCGTGCCCGTCTTCGCGCGAATGCGGCCAGCCGTGCGAGCGGTGGTGGGGCGGCCCGCCAGGGTCCCATCCACGCCGGACACCGGGAGGCTGTCGAGGAAGGCGTTCGCGTACGGCTCGTTCAGGCTGGTGAGCACCACGCGCGCGAGTCCCCGCGCGGTCGCGAGGTTGTAGCGAGACAGGCCGCTGCCATCCACGGGGCGCAAGTCGCGCGCGGCGATGCCTCGGCGCGTCAGCTCCTGCATCAGCGCCGTGCGCAGCGCGCCGAAGCCCTCCTGTCCCGTGCGCTCGCGCGCGAAGCGCATGCCCAGCCGCTCCGCGTAGAGGTTGAGCGATTCCTTGTTGGTGGCGCGCACCAGGTCCGCCAGGGGCGGGCTCGCCAGCTCCACGAGCGGCACGGGGACGGGCGGCATCGGGCCCGTGGGCGCCTCCAGCGTGAGGGGCAGGCGCGTGACGCCGAGCTTCGTCAACGAGGCATCCACGCACGCGGCGAACAGCGCCTGCGGCTCATCCACGGCCAGGCGCACGGTCGCGGCGCGCGGGCACGGCCCTCCCGCGGGTGAGCGCCAGGTGCAGTGCACGCCCGGTCCGCCCCGCTGTCGCGTGCACGCGAGGCTGGCGCGGTCCGCGTTCGCATCCACGTTCACGCGGGTGGGGAAGGTGGCGAAGGTGGGCGTGAGCTGCGTGCTGGGCGCGTCCGCGCAGGTGGCGCCCGGTGCGCGAGCGAGCGCGAGGTCCACCACGTTCTCTCGAAATACGAAGGCGGTGGGCGCGGCGCTGTAGGCATACGCGGCATCGTCCCAGGCCCAGCCCGGACCGAGGGGCAGCTCTCCGTCGTCCGTGCCTCGCACGCGCACGGAGCCGCGCCATTGCTGGATGCCTCGGTCCCGCATGGCCTCCGCGATGAGGTCGCACGCGGCCGCCGTCTCCGGGAAGCGCCACGAGCCCAGCGAAGGGTCGCCCGAGGCCTGCGCCACCACGTCGCCCAGGAAGAGGCCCCCCAGCTGCGTGCCCTCCAGCGTCACCGGGGTGCGGAAGCGGAAGTCTGCGCCCAACGCGGACAGGGCCGCCGAGGTGGAGACCACCTTCATCGTCGAGGCCGGCAGCAGCCGGACCTGCTCCCGGTGCGTGTACAGGGGCTGACCGGTGCGCGCGTCCACCACATACGCGGACGCGAGCGCGCCTTCGTCCTCCAAGGTGGCGAAGACCGCGTCGGCCACCCCGGGCAGCGTCGCGTGGTCGGGCTGGTCCGGCTTGCGCTCGTGGACGCACCCCGGAGAGGAGAGGACGGCAGTCAACAAGGAAGCGACGAAGAGGGCGCGGCGCATGGAGGGCCGACACGCTAATGCCCCGCTGGCATGGCTGCCACGGGCCCGCGAGCCAGGGCTCGCCCTGTCGACACCACGAGTGCCTTGACGCCGTGGCGTGGGACCACCATCCTGCCGCGCCCCATGCCTGTCCTTCGTGGTGCTGTCACCTTCTCGCGCTTCCGGGCGGAGCCGTCCAAAGATGCCTCGGCTGAAGCCAAGCGCTGGCTGTCCAAGGGCCTGAAGTCCCATGCCTTCGAGGCCATCGATCGCCGCTCTGAAGACGAGCGCGCGGCGGGTTTCGTCGAGCTGGAGAACACCGAGGCCTCCGACTTCTCCGTCTCCAATCTCTTCCATGGCGAGTACGCGCTGTTCGCGTTCCGCATCGACACGCTCAAGGTCCCGGCCTCGCTGATGAAGGCCGAGCTGGACAAGTGGACCGCGGCGTTCACGAAAGAGAACGACCGTCCCCCGGCGCGCGCGGAGAAGAACCGCCAGCGCGCCGAGCTGAAGCAGCTCCTGCGCCAGCGCGCCGTGCCTCGCACCGCCGTGCTGGACGTGAGCTGGAACTTGAAGACGCAGCAGCTTCAAATCTGGGCCGCGTCGCGCAAGACGGTGGAGGAGATCCTCGTCGCGCTGGAGAACGCGTTGCCGGTGAAGCTGACCAGCCTGACCCCGGCGGAGCTGGCGCTCAAGGCGGGCATCGATGAGAAGTCCCTGGGGCCCACCCCGGAGCTGCTGGGCGTGGACTTGCCCGCCTTGACGGCGGCGGTGGAGGAGGTGGCGCATGGCGCGGCGTGAGCAGGCTCGGGAAGAGGCGGCGTTCAACCGCGGTGATGTCGGCGTCGATGGCGCGGCCACCGAGGAGGAGAAGGACGAAGCCGAAGTCGAAAAGGGCAAAGCCCGCGAGCAGCTGCTGCGCGGCCGGGCCTATCTCGGTCGAGAGTTCCTCACCTGGCTCTTGTGGCGCTCGGAGACGGGCGACGCGCTGGTGGAGCACGACGGCACGGGCGTGGTCGTCCTGTTCCTCGGCAAGGTGGTGCTGAGGGGCGTGGCGGGTGACGTCACCGAGCTGAGCGCGCGCGGCACGCTGGCGCCGTACTCGGAGCAGGTGCGCCACTCGCTGGACCGCGGGCTGCTCATCGCGCAGGGCCGCCTGCGCCTGGCCCACGGCGAGCGCGAGTACGAAGTCACGCTCGACGCCGAGTTCCTCGACATCCGCGCCGCGAAGCTGCCCGCGCTGATGACCGAGGAAGAGGACGATCAGCTCTCCGAGCGCTTGGACCTGAGCGAGCAGCTCTCCGCCATGGTGGACGCGCTGGTGCAGGCGTTCCTGGTGGTGCGCGCGGGCAAGACGTGGAGCAAGCAGGTGGTGCCCGCGATGAAGGAGTGGATGCGCGGCGAGGAGAAGGGCGCGGACGCGCTCGCCAAGGCCTCGCGTGCGCGCGGACGGGACGCGCGCTCCGCTCGCGGCTGAGTCCGGCCGGCCGGGGGGCATTCCAGCGCATGCGGGCGGACGGGCGTCCCGGACCGGGATACGCTCGGCCCCCATGCGCTGGCACCTCCCTCTCCTCCTGTCTGTCGTATCGATTGGCTGTGCCCACGCGCCGGAGCCAGCGGCACCGACTCCCGCGCCCGTCACGGCCGCCGTGCAGTGGCCCGAGCCCCATCCGCCCGACCTGCGGCTGTCCGACTCGGTCCGTCCCCTGCACTATGAGCTGGACCTGAAGCTCATTCCGTCCGACCCGACGTACTCGGGCAGCGTGACGGTGGACCTGGAGGTCCGCGAGCCCGTGCGCCAGTTCTGGCTGCACGCCCAGGACCTGACCATCGGGCAGGCCCAGGTGCAGGTGGGCGAGCGCACGCTGGAGGCGAAGGCCGTCACGGAGACGGACGGCCGCCTCGGCGTGCTCCTGCCCGAGGCGCTCCCCGCCGGCCACGCGCGCCTCACGGTGACGTTCTCCGGCCACGCGGACCGCGAGCGCAGCCAGGGCCTCTACGCGGTGGAGGAGGGCGGCGAGTCGTACCTGTACACGTTCTTCGAGCCCATCGACGCGCGGCGGGCCTTCCCGTGCTTCGACGAGCCGACCTTCAAGGTGCCGTGGCGTCTGCGCTTCACGGTGAAGCAGGGCCACGTGGCGCTGGCCAACCACCCGGTCGTCTCGCGCGAGCCGCTGGCGGACGGCCTGGAGCGCGTCACGTTCGCGGAGAGCCGGCCCATGCCGAGCTACCTGGTCGCCTTCATGGTGGGCCCCTTCGACGTGGTGGAGGCGGGCACGGTGGGCCGTCAGCCCGTGCCGCTGCGCTTCATCGTGCCCAAGGGCCGCGGCCCGGAGACGCGCTACGCGGCCAGCGTCACGCCGCGCATCGTGAAGACGCTGGAGGACTTCTTCGATCAGCCGTACCCCTACGAGAAGCTCGATGTGGCGGTGGTGCCGCGCTACTGGGGCACCATGGAGCACCCGGGCATCGTCGCGCTGGGGCAGCCGATCACCCTCATCCGCCCGGACGAGGAGACGCTGCGGCGCCGCAAGTTCTACGTGAACATCGCGGGGCACGAGCTGGGCCACTACTGGTTCGGCGACATCGTCACGTGCAAGTGGTGGGACGACATCTGGCTCAACGAGTCGTTCACCTCGTGGTTGGACCGCCACACGATGGATGGCGTGGAGCCGAAGTGGAACTACGCGCAGCAGCAGACGTTGGGCTCCATGTCGTTCGCGCTGGAGTCGGACGCGCTGGATGCGGTGCCCACCGTGCGCAAGTCGGTGAGCTCCACGGGGGACATCATCGGCTCGTTCGACAACGGCACCACGTACGCCAAGGGCTCGGCCATCATCGGCATGTTCGAGGCGTGGCTGGGGCCGGACCGCCTGCGCGACGTGCTGCGCGCGTACACCCGCAAGCACGCGTGGGGCGTGGTGGATGCAGGGGACTTCCTCGCCTCGCTGTCCGAGGCGGTGGGGCCCGAGGCCGCGCTCGCGTGGCGGGGCTTCGTGGAACAGCCCGGCGCGCCGCGCATCGCCGCGGAGCTGGAGTGCAAGGCCGGGGCGCCCGCGAAGCTGAAGCTGTCCCAGGAGCGCTATCTGCCCGTGGGCTCGTCGGCGGATCGCGCGCGCACCTGGGATGTACCGGTGTGCGTGCGCGCTGGAACGGGCGCCAAGGCCACGCGCACCTGCAAGCTGCTGACAGAGGCCACGGGCGAGATGGAGCTGCCCGGCAAGAGCTGCCCCAAGTGGGTGCTGCTCAACGCGGGCGGCACGGGCTACTACCGCTCCGGCTACACGCGCGAGCAACTGGCCCGGCTGCTCGCGGTGCCGAGCGGCACGCTCTCCGTGACGGAG is part of the Myxococcaceae bacterium JPH2 genome and encodes:
- the dacB gene encoding D-alanyl-D-alanine carboxypeptidase/D-alanyl-D-alanine-endopeptidase, with the protein product MRRALFVASLLTAVLSSPGCVHERKPDQPDHATLPGVADAVFATLEDEGALASAYVVDARTGQPLYTHREQVRLLPASTMKVVSTSAALSALGADFRFRTPVTLEGTQLGGLFLGDVVAQASGDPSLGSWRFPETAAACDLIAEAMRDRGIQQWRGSVRVRGTDDGELPLGPGWAWDDAAYAYSAAPTAFVFRENVVDLALARAPGATCADAPSTQLTPTFATFPTRVNVDANADRASLACTRQRGGPGVHCTWRSPAGGPCPRAATVRLAVDEPQALFAACVDASLTKLGVTRLPLTLEAPTGPMPPVPVPLVELASPPLADLVRATNKESLNLYAERLGMRFARERTGQEGFGALRTALMQELTRRGIAARDLRPVDGSGLSRYNLATARGLARVVLTSLNEPYANAFLDSLPVSGVDGTLAGRPTTARTAGRIRAKTGTLSGQKCFVGVAERPTDPEHPRVVFALMLGNMDESTALPATEAFDRFSAALVELPLR
- the rdgC gene encoding recombination-associated protein RdgC, producing the protein MPVLRGAVTFSRFRAEPSKDASAEAKRWLSKGLKSHAFEAIDRRSEDERAAGFVELENTEASDFSVSNLFHGEYALFAFRIDTLKVPASLMKAELDKWTAAFTKENDRPPARAEKNRQRAELKQLLRQRAVPRTAVLDVSWNLKTQQLQIWAASRKTVEEILVALENALPVKLTSLTPAELALKAGIDEKSLGPTPELLGVDLPALTAAVEEVAHGAA
- a CDS encoding M1 family metallopeptidase, with the translated sequence MRWHLPLLLSVVSIGCAHAPEPAAPTPAPVTAAVQWPEPHPPDLRLSDSVRPLHYELDLKLIPSDPTYSGSVTVDLEVREPVRQFWLHAQDLTIGQAQVQVGERTLEAKAVTETDGRLGVLLPEALPAGHARLTVTFSGHADRERSQGLYAVEEGGESYLYTFFEPIDARRAFPCFDEPTFKVPWRLRFTVKQGHVALANHPVVSREPLADGLERVTFAESRPMPSYLVAFMVGPFDVVEAGTVGRQPVPLRFIVPKGRGPETRYAASVTPRIVKTLEDFFDQPYPYEKLDVAVVPRYWGTMEHPGIVALGQPITLIRPDEETLRRRKFYVNIAGHELGHYWFGDIVTCKWWDDIWLNESFTSWLDRHTMDGVEPKWNYAQQQTLGSMSFALESDALDAVPTVRKSVSSTGDIIGSFDNGTTYAKGSAIIGMFEAWLGPDRLRDVLRAYTRKHAWGVVDAGDFLASLSEAVGPEAALAWRGFVEQPGAPRIAAELECKAGAPAKLKLSQERYLPVGSSADRARTWDVPVCVRAGTGAKATRTCKLLTEATGEMELPGKSCPKWVLLNAGGTGYYRSGYTREQLARLLAVPSGTLSVTEQGALMADLDAAVGRGDIPLGEALKAVPATALNPSRLVRESGAELLGRVRLDHLTPAERTSFQGWVRSLYGPQARALGWLPKAGEEDETREARTSLVWQAANLGDDPALNQEARRLANAWLARHDSVDADTVPSALMTAARHGDAALFDALLAEAKKETDRNARLRLLGALGRFREPALAHRALELLLSPDFDARDTHIILIGQLQDTETMRDAWAYLRDHYDAIMGPMRSDDAGGVLKLLGNLCDDATRSEVEAFLTPRVAKVEGGARELSRALESIHLCLESQHIHQQSVRDFLRAPAAVPSAAKRR